A single genomic interval of Flavobacterium sp. N2820 harbors:
- a CDS encoding NAD(P)H-dependent flavin oxidoreductase, translating into MNKITQLFNIKYPIIQGGMIWNSGYKLASAVSNAGGLGLIGAGSMYPEVLREHIQKCKKATDKPFGVNVPMLYPNIEEIMQILKEEGVKIVFTSAGNPKTWTPFLKENGITVVHVVSSSKFALKAQEAGVDAVVAEGFEAGGHNGREETTTLTLIPMVREQISIPLIAAGGIATGRGMLAAMTLGADGVQMGSRFAASTESSAHDEFKRTIVETGEGDTQLTLKELAPVRLIKNKFYNDVQELYAKCPSKEDLVELLGKRRAKRGMFEGDLIEGELEIGQIAGLIHDILPVETIVDNIMTEFIVAKNEVTTFEF; encoded by the coding sequence ATGAATAAAATCACGCAACTTTTCAACATAAAATACCCAATTATTCAAGGTGGAATGATTTGGAATAGTGGATATAAATTAGCAAGTGCAGTAAGTAATGCTGGCGGTTTAGGTTTAATAGGAGCAGGATCAATGTATCCAGAAGTCTTAAGAGAACACATTCAAAAATGTAAAAAAGCTACTGATAAACCTTTCGGAGTTAATGTACCAATGTTGTATCCAAACATTGAAGAAATCATGCAAATTCTGAAAGAAGAAGGCGTAAAAATTGTTTTTACTTCGGCAGGAAATCCAAAAACTTGGACCCCTTTTTTAAAAGAAAATGGCATAACTGTTGTACATGTAGTAAGCAGTTCAAAGTTTGCCTTAAAAGCACAAGAAGCGGGTGTTGATGCTGTTGTTGCTGAAGGTTTTGAAGCGGGAGGACACAATGGAAGAGAAGAAACTACTACATTGACACTAATTCCTATGGTACGTGAGCAAATTTCAATTCCGTTAATAGCAGCTGGTGGAATTGCAACGGGCAGAGGAATGCTTGCAGCCATGACATTAGGTGCAGATGGCGTTCAAATGGGAAGTCGTTTTGCTGCTTCAACTGAAAGTTCTGCGCATGATGAATTTAAAAGAACAATCGTTGAAACGGGTGAAGGTGATACACAATTGACTTTGAAAGAGTTAGCTCCTGTTCGATTGATTAAAAATAAATTTTACAACGATGTTCAGGAACTTTATGCAAAATGCCCATCAAAAGAAGATTTGGTTGAATTATTAGGAAAAAGAAGAGCAAAACGAGGTATGTTTGAAGGGGATTTAATCGAAGGCGAATTAGAAATAGGTCAAATTGCAGGTTTAATTCACGATATTTTGCCTGTTGAAACTATTGTTGATAATATAATGACCGAATTTATCGTTGCTAAAAATGAGGTGACTACCTTTGAATTTTAA
- the pafA gene encoding alkaline phosphatase PafA, giving the protein MKKALLIIVSLIATANFAQDKPKLVVGIVVDQMKMEYLYRFSNDFSENGFKRLMNQGYTFHNTHYNYMPTYTAPGHASVYTGTTPAVHGIVGNEWFNKATGKEMYCTDDETVSTIGDDSDKEGKMSPRNLQSSTITDELKLSTNFKGKVIGMSIKDRGAILPAGHFADWAFWYSKTGAFISSTYYGEKLPDWATQFNAEKNYLKYVNKGWDLLKPKEAYNESLTDNNPYEGKLYKKAPFMPYNLQDMYDANDAGVLRSTPFGNNLLADFAKKAIESENLGKDNITDFLAVSFSSTDYIGHVLGPRSIELQDTYLRLDETIADFLAYLDKTVGKGNYLVFLTADHAGAENVTYLKDNKYKVDNINYKNIQKELKEFSETTFGENLVLDYSNYNVFIDKNKVKSKGLNLQDVKQNFKDYLQKQDYIKRVYTEEEVANANVSDYYLNFVSKGYDPTQNGELVLIFKPGYVEYSSTGTTHGSPYSYDTHVPLIFFGWNIQKGATHDRKEITQIAPTITQMLKITMPNSSDGKVLLEVLDK; this is encoded by the coding sequence ATGAAAAAAGCCTTACTTATAATTGTGTCGTTAATTGCAACAGCAAACTTTGCACAAGATAAACCAAAATTAGTTGTTGGAATTGTTGTTGACCAAATGAAAATGGAATACTTATACCGTTTCTCAAACGACTTTTCAGAAAATGGTTTTAAACGATTAATGAATCAAGGCTACACGTTTCATAACACGCATTACAATTACATGCCAACATACACGGCGCCAGGACACGCTTCAGTTTACACCGGAACTACGCCAGCGGTTCATGGAATTGTAGGTAACGAATGGTTCAATAAAGCTACTGGAAAAGAAATGTATTGTACCGATGACGAAACGGTTTCAACTATTGGAGACGATTCGGATAAAGAAGGAAAAATGTCACCAAGAAACTTGCAAAGTTCTACTATTACTGACGAATTAAAGCTTTCAACCAATTTCAAAGGAAAAGTGATTGGAATGAGTATTAAAGATAGAGGTGCAATTCTTCCTGCAGGACATTTTGCCGATTGGGCATTTTGGTACAGCAAAACCGGAGCTTTTATATCAAGTACCTATTACGGAGAAAAACTTCCAGATTGGGCAACGCAATTTAATGCTGAGAAAAATTATTTGAAATACGTAAACAAAGGTTGGGATTTGCTAAAACCAAAAGAAGCCTACAATGAAAGTTTAACCGATAATAATCCTTACGAAGGAAAATTGTATAAAAAAGCACCGTTTATGCCTTACAATTTGCAAGACATGTATGATGCAAATGACGCTGGAGTACTGCGTTCAACACCTTTCGGAAATAATTTATTAGCCGATTTTGCTAAAAAAGCCATTGAAAGTGAGAATTTAGGAAAAGACAATATCACCGATTTCTTAGCCGTAAGTTTCTCTTCCACAGATTACATTGGACACGTTTTAGGACCACGTTCAATTGAATTGCAAGATACGTATTTACGTTTGGACGAAACTATTGCTGATTTCTTAGCTTACTTAGATAAAACCGTTGGAAAAGGAAATTACTTGGTTTTCTTAACGGCAGATCATGCTGGAGCTGAAAATGTAACGTATTTAAAAGACAACAAGTACAAAGTGGATAACATCAATTATAAAAACATTCAAAAAGAGTTAAAGGAATTTTCTGAAACTACTTTTGGAGAAAATCTAGTATTAGATTACTCAAATTATAATGTGTTTATCGATAAAAATAAAGTCAAATCAAAAGGCTTAAACTTACAAGACGTAAAACAAAATTTTAAAGATTATTTGCAAAAACAAGACTACATCAAGCGTGTTTACACCGAAGAAGAAGTTGCCAATGCTAACGTAAGTGATTATTATTTAAACTTCGTTTCCAAAGGGTATGACCCAACACAAAACGGAGAATTAGTATTGATTTTCAAACCAGGTTATGTTGAATATTCTTCAACCGGAACAACCCACGGTTCGCCTTATTCTTATGATACCCATGTTCCATTAATTTTCTTTGGTTGGAACATTCAAAAAGGAGCAACCCATGATAGAAAAGAAATCACACAAATAGCACCAACTATCACTCAAATGCTAAAAATCACTATGCCAAATAGTTCAGATGGTAAGGTTTTGTTGGAAGTTTTGGATAAATAA
- the lysA gene encoding diaminopimelate decarboxylase: protein MKPEVLQQLATEFGSPLYVYDAEKIASQYQRLTSAFSKVERFKVHYAVKALSNISVLKYLKSLGSALDTVSIQEVQLGLHAGFEPNQIIYTPNGVSMEEIETVAALGVQINIDNLSILEQFGTKHPTIPVCIRINPHVMAGGNANISVGHIDSKFGISIHQLPHILRIIENTKMHINGIHMHTGSDILDVEVFLYAAEILFQTAKHFPKLDFIDFGSGFKVPYKKGDIETNVEEFGRKLTKRFLAFEKEYGRPLTLAFEPGKFLVSEAGYFLAKVNVVKQTTSTVFAGIDSGFNHLIRPMLYGAQHHIENISNPKGKERYYSVVGYICETDTFASNIRLTEIHENDVLCFKNAGAYCFSMASNYNSRLKPAEVLWKDGKGHLIRERETFDDILKNQVMIEV from the coding sequence ATGAAACCAGAAGTATTACAACAATTAGCAACAGAATTTGGAAGTCCACTTTATGTTTATGATGCAGAAAAAATTGCCTCACAATATCAACGTTTGACAAGCGCTTTTAGTAAAGTTGAACGTTTTAAGGTGCATTATGCTGTTAAGGCATTGTCAAACATTTCGGTTTTAAAATACTTGAAAAGTTTGGGTTCGGCTTTAGATACAGTATCTATTCAAGAAGTACAATTGGGATTACATGCAGGTTTTGAACCAAACCAAATTATTTATACACCAAACGGTGTTTCAATGGAAGAAATTGAAACTGTAGCGGCTTTAGGTGTACAAATTAACATCGATAATTTATCAATTTTAGAACAATTTGGCACAAAACACCCAACAATTCCTGTTTGTATTCGAATTAATCCGCATGTAATGGCAGGTGGAAATGCAAATATTTCAGTAGGTCATATTGATAGTAAATTTGGAATTTCGATTCATCAATTGCCACATATTTTGAGAATTATTGAAAACACCAAAATGCACATCAACGGCATTCACATGCATACGGGTTCTGATATTTTAGACGTAGAGGTGTTTTTATATGCTGCGGAAATCTTATTTCAAACGGCAAAACATTTTCCTAAATTAGATTTTATCGATTTTGGAAGCGGTTTTAAAGTGCCTTACAAAAAAGGTGATATTGAAACAAATGTAGAAGAATTTGGAAGGAAATTAACAAAGCGCTTTTTAGCTTTCGAAAAAGAATATGGTCGTCCATTAACTTTAGCTTTTGAACCAGGAAAATTCTTGGTAAGCGAAGCGGGTTATTTCTTAGCAAAAGTAAATGTGGTAAAACAAACTACGTCAACTGTTTTTGCTGGAATTGATTCGGGATTCAATCATTTAATTCGTCCGATGTTATATGGAGCACAGCATCATATTGAAAATATTTCTAATCCAAAAGGAAAAGAGCGTTACTACTCGGTTGTAGGTTACATTTGCGAAACAGATACTTTTGCCAGTAACATCAGACTAACTGAAATTCATGAGAATGATGTTTTATGTTTTAAAAATGCCGGTGCCTATTGCTTTTCAATGGCTTCTAACTACAACTCACGACTAAAACCTGCAGAAGTGTTATGGAAAGACGGAAAAGGACATTTAATCAGAGAACGCGAGACGTTTGATGATATTTTGAAAAATCAAGTGATGATTGAAGTGTAA
- the sucC gene encoding ADP-forming succinate--CoA ligase subunit beta, whose amino-acid sequence MNIHEYQGKEILASYGVRIQRGIVANNPVEAVAAAKQLTAETGTSWYVVKAQIHAGGRGKGGGVKLAKNLDQVTEISEQIIGMQLITPQTPPEGKTVHKVLIAEDVYYPGESETSEFYVSVLLNRATGRNMIMYSTEGGMDIEEVAEHTPHLIFTEEIDPAVGLQGFQARRIAFNLGLSGNAFKEMVKFIDALYNAYIGSDASMFEINPVLKTSDNKILAVDAKVNIDDNALYRQTKYAEMRDVREENPIEVEAKEVGLNYVDLDGTVGCMVNGAGLAMATMDLIKYAGFEPANFLDVGGTADAKRVETAFRIILKDPNVKAILINIFGGIVRCDRVAQGVVDAYKNMGDAIKVPIIVRLQGTNAEIAKELIDNSGMPILSAVQFQEAADQVKAALS is encoded by the coding sequence ATGAACATACACGAATATCAAGGTAAAGAAATCTTAGCAAGTTATGGTGTACGCATACAACGTGGAATTGTAGCTAACAATCCAGTTGAAGCGGTTGCTGCTGCTAAACAATTAACTGCTGAAACAGGTACAAGTTGGTACGTAGTAAAGGCACAAATTCACGCAGGTGGTAGAGGAAAAGGTGGAGGAGTTAAGTTAGCTAAAAACTTAGACCAAGTTACTGAAATTTCTGAGCAAATCATCGGAATGCAGTTGATTACACCACAAACGCCACCAGAAGGAAAAACAGTACATAAAGTTTTAATTGCTGAAGACGTTTATTATCCTGGAGAAAGTGAAACATCAGAATTTTATGTTTCTGTTTTATTAAATAGAGCTACTGGTCGCAATATGATTATGTATTCTACTGAAGGTGGAATGGATATCGAAGAAGTGGCTGAACATACTCCACACTTAATTTTTACAGAAGAAATTGATCCTGCTGTAGGTTTACAAGGATTTCAAGCAAGAAGAATTGCTTTTAATTTAGGTCTTTCTGGAAATGCTTTCAAAGAAATGGTTAAATTTATTGATGCACTATACAATGCTTACATTGGTTCAGATGCTTCAATGTTTGAAATTAACCCAGTTCTTAAAACTTCAGATAACAAAATATTAGCAGTTGATGCTAAAGTAAATATCGACGATAACGCATTATACAGACAAACAAAATATGCTGAAATGCGCGACGTTAGAGAAGAAAATCCAATCGAAGTTGAAGCTAAAGAAGTAGGATTAAACTACGTAGATTTAGATGGAACTGTAGGTTGTATGGTAAACGGTGCTGGTTTAGCAATGGCTACTATGGATTTAATTAAATATGCAGGTTTTGAACCAGCTAACTTCTTAGACGTAGGTGGAACTGCTGACGCAAAACGTGTTGAAACAGCTTTCCGTATCATCTTAAAAGATCCTAACGTAAAAGCTATTTTGATTAATATTTTTGGAGGTATCGTTCGTTGTGACCGTGTGGCACAAGGTGTTGTTGATGCATACAAAAATATGGGTGACGCTATTAAAGTGCCAATCATCGTTCGTTTACAAGGAACAAATGCAGAAATTGCTAAAGAATTAATCGATAATTCAGGTATGCCAATTTTATCTGCAGTTCAATTCCAAGAAGCAGCTGATCAAGTAAAAGCAGCTTTGTCTTAA
- the nadC gene encoding carboxylating nicotinate-nucleotide diphosphorylase — protein MISEVQFQKELDLIITNAIREDVGDGDHSSLACIPASAQGKAKLLVKDEGIIAGVEFAKMIFNYVDKEMKVETFINDGERVKYGDIVFHVSGSSQSILKAERLVLNSMQRMSAIATKTKMFVDLLEGTQTKILDTRKTTPGIRAIEKWAVKIGGGENHRFALYDMIMLKDNHNDFAGGIPQAIAKTKQYLIDNNKDLKIIVEARNLNEVQQILSSGGVYRILLDNFDYETTKKAVQMIGTQCLTESSGNINEKTIRYYAECGVNYISSGALTHSVYNMDLSLKAL, from the coding sequence ATGATTTCAGAAGTGCAATTTCAAAAAGAATTAGATTTGATTATTACGAATGCCATTCGTGAAGATGTTGGAGATGGCGACCATAGTTCGTTGGCCTGTATTCCTGCTTCAGCACAAGGAAAAGCAAAGTTATTAGTTAAAGATGAGGGAATTATTGCTGGAGTAGAATTTGCCAAAATGATTTTCAACTATGTGGATAAAGAAATGAAAGTGGAAACTTTTATTAACGATGGTGAAAGAGTAAAATATGGCGACATTGTTTTTCATGTTTCGGGTAGCTCACAATCCATTTTGAAAGCAGAACGTTTGGTGTTGAATTCGATGCAACGAATGAGCGCCATCGCAACTAAAACCAAAATGTTTGTTGATTTATTAGAAGGAACGCAAACCAAAATATTAGATACGCGGAAAACCACTCCAGGAATTCGTGCCATCGAAAAATGGGCAGTAAAAATTGGTGGTGGTGAAAATCACCGTTTTGCTTTGTATGACATGATAATGTTGAAAGACAATCACAACGATTTTGCCGGAGGAATTCCGCAAGCAATTGCAAAAACAAAACAATATTTGATAGATAATAATAAAGATTTGAAAATCATTGTTGAAGCAAGGAATTTAAACGAAGTACAACAAATATTGAGTAGTGGAGGTGTTTACCGAATTCTATTGGATAATTTCGATTATGAAACGACTAAGAAAGCAGTTCAAATGATTGGAACACAATGTTTAACAGAATCATCAGGAAATATCAATGAAAAAACCATTCGCTATTATGCTGAATGTGGTGTAAATTATATTTCTTCAGGAGCATTAACACATTCGGTTTATAACATGGATTTAAGTTTAAAAGCACTATAA
- a CDS encoding YihY/virulence factor BrkB family protein, which translates to MSEEIENKLNKIPVIKQLVVFTKAIKLKTLEGLSLYDILEMYVLGIFKGAFSYRASAIAFSFFMALFPFALFILNLIPFIPLENFQADFLEFVENGVPPNTYDAIEMILKDIMGTSHQGLLSSGFILSILLMTNGINAILGGFEMSEHITITRGFFRQYFISLAISLILSLILIVTVAAIVIAEVMIQKINIHGYVADVSVIEWSRYGFIILMILVTTSVLYKFGAKETSKISFISYGAVFTTILIILSSYIFGVYVEKFARYNELYGSIGTLLVLMFYIWINCMVLLLGFELNATISKLKRKNLYI; encoded by the coding sequence ATGTCGGAAGAAATAGAAAATAAACTCAATAAAATTCCAGTTATCAAACAATTGGTAGTGTTTACTAAAGCAATAAAATTAAAAACTTTAGAAGGCTTATCGCTGTATGATATTTTGGAAATGTATGTTTTAGGAATCTTTAAAGGTGCTTTTTCATACAGAGCAAGTGCTATCGCATTTAGTTTTTTTATGGCATTATTTCCATTTGCCTTATTTATTTTGAATTTAATTCCTTTCATTCCATTAGAAAATTTTCAAGCCGATTTTTTAGAGTTTGTCGAAAATGGTGTTCCGCCAAATACGTATGATGCCATCGAAATGATTCTAAAAGATATTATGGGAACCAGTCACCAAGGATTGCTATCATCAGGGTTTATTTTGTCGATTTTATTGATGACGAACGGAATAAATGCTATTTTGGGCGGATTTGAAATGTCTGAACATATTACAATAACACGAGGTTTTTTTAGACAGTATTTTATTTCACTAGCGATTTCATTGATATTGTCTTTGATTTTAATTGTCACAGTGGCTGCTATTGTAATTGCAGAGGTAATGATTCAGAAAATCAATATACATGGTTATGTAGCAGATGTTTCAGTTATTGAATGGAGCCGATATGGATTTATTATTTTGATGATTTTAGTTACTACATCTGTACTCTATAAATTTGGTGCAAAAGAAACTTCAAAAATTTCTTTTATCAGTTATGGAGCCGTTTTTACGACAATTTTAATTATTCTATCTTCCTATATATTTGGGGTTTATGTAGAAAAATTTGCGCGCTATAATGAACTCTATGGCTCAATTGGTACGCTTCTTGTATTAATGTTTTACATCTGGATCAATTGCATGGTTTTACTTTTGGGTTTCGAACTAAATGCAACTATTTCAAAATTGAAAAGAAAAAATTTATATATTTAA
- a CDS encoding chalcone isomerase family protein, whose product MKSKIITLLMVIATTLTVNAQQTVSGVKVDAKLSLEGQSLVLNGAGTREKMWIDLYVGSLYLPKKSSNAKEIMDSKEAGAIKLNIISGMITSDKMISAINEGFENSTGKKTAPLKAKIDKFKGFFKEEIKKGDVFIIMNVPNEGVVVFKNGVKKGTIEGHDFKKALFGIWLCDKPADADLKDGMLGK is encoded by the coding sequence ATGAAATCAAAGATTATTACCCTGTTAATGGTTATTGCAACAACATTAACTGTAAATGCACAACAAACGGTTTCTGGTGTTAAAGTTGATGCTAAATTGTCTTTAGAAGGACAAAGTTTAGTTTTAAACGGAGCTGGAACTAGAGAAAAAATGTGGATAGATTTGTATGTAGGTTCTTTATATTTACCAAAAAAGAGTTCGAATGCAAAAGAAATCATGGATAGTAAAGAAGCTGGAGCGATAAAATTAAATATCATTTCAGGAATGATTACTTCTGATAAAATGATTTCTGCTATAAACGAAGGTTTTGAAAACTCAACGGGTAAAAAAACAGCACCTTTAAAAGCAAAAATTGATAAATTCAAAGGTTTCTTTAAAGAAGAAATTAAAAAAGGTGACGTATTTATTATTATGAACGTTCCAAACGAAGGTGTAGTAGTATTTAAAAACGGGGTTAAAAAAGGAACTATTGAAGGGCATGACTTCAAAAAAGCTTTATTCGGAATTTGGTTGTGTGATAAACCAGCTGATGCTGATCTAAAAGACGGAATGTTAGGTAAATAA
- the priA gene encoding primosomal protein N', producing the protein MLYFIEVVLPLAVSKTFTYQVSEAEFNYIQIGMRVAVPFGKTKIYTALVLDKNNTPPQLYEAKEIHQILDEKPVVNSFQIEHWKWIASYYMCSLGEVFRSALPSGYILESETIISAKENLEIDASDLKDDEYLILEALKSQSSITVQDVIKILGKKTVFPIINRLLAKGALVLQEEISEQYKPKLVRYIKLHDEFLQQDKLAELLEVLSKAKKQRELVLHYFQLQAQDKNPIAVKKLIETSGSSSAIVKSLVDKTIFEEYYIAQDRVAFTQEENSHFKLSEPQQIAFDSIQANFENFDVNLLQGVTASGKTEIYIKLLEQYVQQDKQVLFLLPEIALTTQLVQRLTAYFGNEVAVFHSKYSNNERIEVWNQVLENSPKAKVVIGVRSALFLPFSNLGCIIVDEEHEQTYKQHDPAPRYHARDAAIVLAKQHNAKVLLGSATPSLESFHNVQSKKYDLTELKVRYGNVVLPEILLIDIKDKYFRKRMTGHFSDELLEAITETLSNGEQVILFQNRRGFSPYVECMTCGHVPHCPSCDVSLTYYKFKNQLRCHYCGYSIAKPTHCHSCQSVDLTTKGFGTEQIEMELKTLFPEKNIGRMDQDTTRGKFGFEKIIDSFKNREIDVLVGTQMLAKGLDFDNVTLVGILNADNLLNQPNFRAYERAFQMMTQVSGRAGRSEKKGKVLIQTFNPYHNTIQQVLSNDYMSMYKEQIYERQNFKYPPFFRLIKLTLKHRDFDKLKEGSLWFYNVLVQSLPIPVLGPEEPAINRIRNEYIRTIMVKIPVNSNLGQTKTIINKMRNSFEAIPQYRSIKVTVNVDVY; encoded by the coding sequence ATGTTGTATTTTATCGAAGTTGTTTTGCCGTTAGCAGTTTCAAAAACCTTTACTTATCAGGTTTCTGAAGCTGAATTTAACTACATTCAAATTGGAATGCGAGTGGCTGTTCCGTTTGGTAAAACTAAAATTTATACCGCATTAGTTTTAGATAAAAACAATACCCCACCTCAATTATATGAAGCCAAAGAAATTCATCAAATTTTAGACGAAAAACCAGTTGTCAATTCGTTCCAAATAGAACATTGGAAATGGATTGCCTCCTATTATATGTGTTCGCTAGGAGAAGTATTTCGAAGTGCATTGCCTTCGGGTTATATATTGGAAAGCGAAACGATTATTTCGGCTAAAGAAAACCTTGAAATTGACGCAAGTGACTTAAAAGATGATGAATATTTGATTTTAGAAGCCTTAAAAAGCCAATCGTCAATTACAGTTCAAGATGTGATTAAAATTTTAGGAAAGAAAACGGTTTTTCCAATTATTAACAGACTATTAGCAAAAGGTGCTCTGGTGTTACAAGAAGAAATTTCGGAACAGTACAAACCGAAGTTAGTGCGCTATATTAAATTGCATGACGAATTTTTGCAACAAGATAAACTAGCCGAATTATTAGAAGTGTTGTCCAAAGCAAAGAAACAACGGGAGTTGGTTTTGCATTATTTTCAATTGCAGGCTCAGGATAAAAATCCAATTGCTGTAAAAAAATTAATTGAAACATCAGGAAGTTCTTCAGCCATTGTTAAATCGTTGGTAGATAAAACTATATTTGAGGAATATTATATCGCACAAGATAGAGTCGCTTTTACACAAGAAGAAAATAGCCATTTCAAGTTAAGTGAACCACAGCAAATAGCTTTTGATAGCATTCAAGCTAATTTTGAAAATTTTGATGTGAATTTATTGCAAGGTGTTACAGCTTCTGGAAAAACAGAAATTTACATCAAGCTTTTAGAACAATATGTACAACAAGATAAACAAGTTTTGTTTTTATTGCCCGAAATTGCTTTAACCACGCAATTAGTTCAACGATTAACGGCTTATTTTGGAAATGAAGTTGCTGTTTTTCATTCGAAATATTCTAATAACGAACGTATTGAAGTTTGGAATCAAGTGTTAGAAAATTCGCCAAAAGCGAAAGTGGTAATTGGTGTTCGAAGTGCTTTATTTTTACCATTTTCAAATTTAGGATGTATTATAGTTGACGAAGAACACGAGCAAACCTATAAACAACATGACCCAGCACCAAGATATCATGCAAGAGATGCGGCCATAGTTTTAGCAAAGCAACATAATGCAAAAGTGCTTTTAGGAAGTGCTACGCCAAGTTTAGAATCTTTTCATAATGTGCAATCAAAGAAATACGATTTAACTGAATTGAAAGTACGTTATGGAAATGTGGTTTTACCTGAAATCTTGCTTATAGATATAAAAGACAAGTATTTTAGAAAAAGAATGACCGGACATTTTTCAGATGAACTTCTGGAAGCAATTACAGAAACTTTGTCTAATGGTGAGCAAGTTATTTTATTTCAAAACCGCAGAGGATTTTCGCCTTATGTGGAATGTATGACGTGTGGTCATGTGCCACATTGTCCTAGTTGCGATGTGAGTTTGACCTATTACAAGTTCAAAAATCAATTGCGTTGTCATTATTGCGGCTATTCAATTGCAAAGCCTACGCATTGTCATAGTTGTCAATCGGTGGATTTAACTACGAAGGGTTTTGGAACTGAACAAATCGAAATGGAATTGAAAACGCTTTTTCCTGAGAAAAACATCGGAAGAATGGATCAAGACACTACTAGAGGCAAATTTGGTTTTGAAAAAATAATTGATTCGTTCAAAAATAGAGAAATAGATGTTTTGGTGGGAACTCAGATGCTTGCCAAAGGTTTGGATTTTGATAATGTTACCTTAGTAGGGATTTTAAATGCTGATAATTTATTGAATCAACCAAATTTTAGAGCTTATGAAAGAGCGTTTCAAATGATGACACAGGTTTCGGGTAGGGCAGGACGTTCTGAAAAAAAAGGAAAAGTATTGATTCAGACTTTTAATCCGTATCATAACACCATTCAGCAGGTTTTGAGTAATGATTATATGTCAATGTACAAGGAGCAAATTTATGAACGTCAGAATTTTAAATATCCTCCTTTCTTTCGTTTGATAAAACTGACTTTAAAACACCGTGATTTTGATAAGTTGAAAGAAGGTTCACTTTGGTTTTATAACGTATTGGTGCAAAGTTTACCTATTCCTGTTTTAGGTCCTGAAGAACCAGCAATTAATCGAATTCGTAATGAATACATAAGAACGATTATGGTAAAAATTCCTGTAAATTCAAATTTGGGACAAACTAAAACGATTATAAACAAAATGCGAAACAGTTTTGAAGCTATTCCGCAATATCGTTCTATTAAGGTTACTGTAAATGTAGATGTATATTAA
- a CDS encoding LytR/AlgR family response regulator transcription factor: MKLNCIVVDDSAIQRITITKLVNESTLLNLIGDFANALEAKNCINNNTIDLIFLDIEMPLINGFDLLDGLKTKPQIIFITSKADYAVKAFDYEATDFLQKPISKERFNKAVKKATEMHALRYENHEDQGESIVIKSNLKKLKVYLSRIKWIEAYGDYIKVVTDDESHLVLSTMKGFEKELPSGKFIRVHKSYIINLDRVEKFNSKFAEIGTTKIPLSRNKKEEIVKAIENS, from the coding sequence ATGAAGTTGAATTGTATTGTTGTTGATGATAGTGCTATACAAAGAATAACTATCACAAAATTAGTAAACGAATCAACATTATTGAACTTAATTGGTGATTTCGCTAATGCCCTAGAAGCTAAAAATTGTATTAATAACAATACGATAGATTTGATATTTCTGGATATTGAAATGCCGCTTATTAATGGTTTTGACTTATTAGATGGTCTAAAGACCAAACCTCAAATTATATTTATTACATCAAAAGCAGATTATGCTGTAAAAGCTTTTGATTATGAAGCTACGGATTTTTTACAAAAACCAATCTCTAAAGAGCGTTTTAACAAAGCAGTAAAAAAGGCAACTGAAATGCATGCACTTCGTTATGAAAATCATGAAGACCAAGGAGAAAGCATTGTAATTAAAAGTAATTTAAAGAAATTAAAAGTTTATTTATCAAGAATTAAGTGGATTGAAGCTTACGGTGATTATATCAAAGTTGTTACAGATGATGAAAGTCACTTGGTGTTATCAACCATGAAAGGTTTTGAAAAAGAACTTCCCTCAGGAAAATTTATTCGTGTACACAAATCTTACATTATAAATTTAGATCGAGTGGAAAAATTCAATAGTAAGTTTGCAGAAATTGGAACTACTAAAATTCCGTTGAGCAGAAATAAGAAAGAAGAAATTGTAAAAGCAATTGAAAATTCTTAA